The proteins below are encoded in one region of Aeromonas veronii:
- a CDS encoding ABC transporter permease subunit: protein MLSYFLRRMLLIIPTFLGITLLVFTITRFVPGGPVERMLMQAQVSQNESGRSSGSKGAQALSDEQIEELKAFYGLDKPMLIAYWEWLQKLAVLDLGESTRYYEPVWDLIKDRLPVTAFFGLATFLLSYAVSIPLGVAKALRHNSRFDSLSSMLIYMAYALPAYVVGIFLITVFAFHLEWLPMGGFPGEDFEYMESSWDQIRTVFAHALLPLIAYAIGDFAILTMTMKNSLMENLSADYVRTAVAKGLPFRKAVTGHAMRNSLIPIASHLGSVLTVFFGGSFLIETIFNIDGIGLLGYEAIVERDYPTVMGILAITSMLMLVGNIVSDICVALVDPRVRFGD, encoded by the coding sequence ATGCTGTCGTATTTCTTACGTCGGATGCTTTTGATCATCCCGACGTTTCTCGGGATCACCCTGCTCGTCTTCACCATCACCCGCTTCGTGCCGGGCGGTCCGGTCGAACGCATGCTGATGCAGGCGCAGGTATCGCAGAATGAAAGCGGGCGCTCCAGTGGCAGCAAGGGAGCCCAGGCCCTCTCCGACGAGCAGATCGAGGAACTCAAGGCGTTCTACGGCCTGGACAAGCCCATGCTGATCGCTTACTGGGAGTGGCTGCAAAAACTCGCGGTGCTGGATCTGGGGGAGTCGACCCGTTACTACGAGCCGGTGTGGGATCTCATCAAGGATCGCTTGCCGGTCACCGCCTTCTTCGGGCTGGCGACCTTTCTGCTGAGCTATGCGGTCTCCATCCCACTCGGGGTGGCCAAGGCGCTCAGGCATAACAGCCGCTTCGACTCCCTGAGCTCCATGCTCATCTACATGGCCTATGCGCTGCCCGCCTACGTGGTGGGGATCTTCCTCATCACCGTCTTCGCCTTCCACCTGGAGTGGCTGCCCATGGGGGGCTTCCCGGGGGAAGATTTCGAGTACATGGAGAGCAGCTGGGACCAGATCCGCACCGTCTTCGCCCACGCTCTGCTGCCCCTCATCGCCTATGCCATCGGCGATTTTGCCATCCTCACCATGACCATGAAGAACAGCCTGATGGAAAACCTGTCGGCGGATTACGTGCGCACCGCCGTGGCCAAGGGGCTGCCGTTTCGCAAGGCGGTCACCGGCCATGCCATGCGCAACAGCCTGATCCCCATCGCCAGCCACTTGGGATCCGTGCTCACAGTCTTCTTCGGGGGCTCCTTCCTCATCGAGACCATCTTCAACATCGACGGCATCGGCCTGCTCGGCTATGAGGCCATCGTCGAGCGGGATTACCCCACCGTCATGGGGATCCTGGCGATCACCTCCATGCTGATGCTGGTGGGGAATATCGTCTCCGACATCTGCGTGGCGCTGGTCGATCCTCGCGTGCGGTTTGGAGACTGA
- a CDS encoding extracellular solute-binding protein has translation MKNKIKWIGALFLLVNGSWVWAASLPADLKWETNDTDPVFASPKALPGGSLTMFIDSFPLTFRTVGPDSNGAFRSFIQDNQLRLISFHPNTGNPIPSLATQWAIAPDNQTVYFKLDPRAKWSDGKPVTADDYTFGYEMMRSKEIRAPWYNNYYTTEIVAVEKIDDHTILVKSGNRKAKLDLLNTTELWPQPKHYYKLTPNWVKQYNWSVVPTTGPYVMTEVKKGKSITFSKQPDWWAQQDRYNQHRFNIDTIKVQVIRDHNIAFRHFLKGEVDTFEMILPNWWHEKAVTPEYKQGYVQKVMAVTDTKQGGQGVHLNIANPRLADINVRLGIQHAMNLDKMIATVLRGDYDRATTFGSGFGDFTDMQLAERAYDVAKAREFFAKGGYAKPGPDGILQNDKGERLSLAVTYTTQEHTKRLTVLREEAKKAGLDLELNLVDGATGFKVMLEKKHEAAWLGWGGGGLYPQYWESFHSDNANKPQTNNLFNVADKQLDTLIDAYDVEFDTAKRADLSRQIQQRIYDLAIFVPGVQLNYVRASSWRYVMLPEVPATKNTPDQLYWPMDGYPHSSGGLLWIDPKVKAETLKAKDAGEALAPINLLDKTYAHH, from the coding sequence ATGAAGAATAAAATAAAATGGATAGGTGCACTTTTCCTGCTGGTGAATGGATCCTGGGTCTGGGCCGCCAGCCTGCCCGCGGATCTCAAGTGGGAAACCAATGACACGGACCCGGTGTTTGCCTCCCCCAAGGCGCTGCCAGGCGGCTCTCTTACCATGTTCATCGACAGCTTCCCGCTGACGTTTCGCACCGTGGGGCCCGACTCCAACGGTGCGTTCCGCTCCTTCATCCAGGACAACCAGCTGAGGCTCATCAGCTTCCACCCCAATACCGGCAACCCCATCCCGTCGCTGGCGACCCAGTGGGCCATCGCGCCGGACAACCAGACCGTCTATTTCAAACTGGATCCGCGCGCCAAGTGGTCTGACGGCAAGCCGGTCACCGCGGACGACTACACCTTCGGCTACGAGATGATGCGTTCCAAGGAGATCCGGGCGCCCTGGTACAACAACTACTACACCACCGAGATCGTGGCGGTGGAGAAGATTGACGACCACACCATCCTGGTCAAGTCGGGCAATCGCAAGGCCAAGCTGGACTTGCTCAACACCACGGAGCTCTGGCCCCAGCCCAAGCATTACTACAAGCTGACCCCCAACTGGGTGAAGCAGTACAACTGGTCCGTGGTGCCCACGACGGGCCCCTATGTCATGACCGAGGTGAAGAAGGGCAAGTCCATCACCTTCAGCAAGCAGCCAGACTGGTGGGCCCAGCAGGATCGCTACAACCAGCACAGGTTCAACATCGACACCATCAAGGTGCAGGTGATCCGCGACCACAACATCGCGTTTCGCCACTTCCTGAAGGGGGAGGTCGACACCTTCGAGATGATCCTGCCGAACTGGTGGCACGAGAAGGCGGTGACGCCGGAGTACAAGCAGGGTTATGTGCAGAAGGTGATGGCCGTGACCGACACCAAGCAGGGCGGGCAGGGGGTTCACCTCAACATCGCCAATCCCAGGTTGGCGGATATCAATGTGCGCCTCGGCATCCAGCACGCCATGAACCTCGACAAGATGATCGCCACCGTGCTGCGCGGCGACTATGACCGCGCCACCACCTTCGGCTCGGGCTTTGGCGACTTTACCGACATGCAGCTGGCCGAGCGGGCCTATGACGTGGCCAAGGCGCGGGAGTTCTTCGCCAAGGGAGGCTACGCCAAGCCGGGGCCGGACGGCATCTTGCAAAACGACAAGGGCGAGCGCCTCAGTCTGGCGGTCACCTACACCACCCAGGAGCACACCAAGCGGCTGACCGTGCTCAGGGAAGAGGCCAAGAAGGCGGGCCTGGATCTGGAGCTCAACCTGGTGGATGGTGCCACCGGTTTCAAGGTGATGCTGGAGAAGAAACACGAGGCGGCCTGGCTTGGCTGGGGCGGTGGCGGTCTCTATCCGCAGTATTGGGAGTCGTTCCACTCGGATAACGCCAACAAGCCACAGACCAACAACCTGTTCAACGTGGCAGACAAGCAACTCGACACCCTGATCGACGCCTACGACGTGGAGTTCGATACCGCCAAGCGGGCCGATCTCTCCCGCCAGATCCAGCAGCGTATCTATGATCTCGCCATCTTCGTGCCCGGTGTACAGCTCAACTATGTGCGGGCCAGCAGCTGGCGCTATGTGATGCTGCCCGAGGTGCCTGCCACCAAGAACACCCCGGATCAGCTCTACTGGCCCATGGATGGCTACCCCCACAGCAGCGGCGGTCTGCTCTGGATCGATCCCAAGGTGAAGGCCGAGACCCTAAAAGCCAAGGATGCGGGCGAGGCGCTGGCCCCCATCAATCTGCTCGACAAGACCTATGCGCACCATTGA
- a CDS encoding ABC transporter permease — protein sequence MNLNPVTLKKLKLFKSIKRGYYSFIIFSVLVVISLLAELLVNSRALVVSYQGELYFPTYGNVISGQQFGLDYEYETNYRQLQARFAEAGKGDWVLLPLVPWNPYEQDFKQDAYPPYAPSLAERHFLGTDTSGRDVLARLVYGFRIAIGFAFITLVASYVIGVSIGCMMGFLGGRFDLVLQRFIEIWSQVPFLYVIMILVSLAKPNFGLFVGINVLFGWMGITWYMRTLTYKERARDYVMAARAQGASTGRIIFNHILPNTLMMIVTLAPFAVVGNISTLTALDYLGFGLAPPTPSWGELLSQGINNLDAIWIVSSVVAAVSLVLIMVSFIGEAIREAFDPRKFTRYQ from the coding sequence CTGAACCTCAACCCGGTCACACTGAAAAAACTCAAGCTTTTCAAGTCGATAAAGCGGGGTTACTACTCCTTTATCATCTTCTCCGTGCTGGTTGTCATCTCCCTTCTGGCGGAACTCCTGGTCAACAGCCGGGCCCTGGTGGTGAGCTATCAGGGGGAGCTCTACTTCCCGACTTATGGAAACGTTATCTCCGGCCAGCAGTTCGGGCTGGATTACGAATACGAGACCAATTACCGCCAGTTGCAGGCCCGCTTCGCAGAGGCGGGAAAAGGGGATTGGGTGCTGCTGCCCCTGGTGCCCTGGAACCCCTATGAGCAGGACTTCAAGCAGGACGCCTACCCCCCCTATGCGCCTAGCCTGGCCGAGCGCCACTTCCTCGGTACCGACACCAGCGGCCGCGATGTGCTGGCGCGTCTGGTATACGGCTTTCGCATCGCCATCGGTTTTGCCTTCATCACCCTGGTGGCGAGCTACGTCATCGGGGTCAGCATCGGTTGCATGATGGGCTTTCTCGGCGGGCGCTTTGATCTGGTGCTGCAGCGCTTCATCGAGATCTGGTCCCAGGTGCCCTTCCTCTACGTCATCATGATCCTGGTGTCGCTGGCCAAGCCGAACTTCGGCTTGTTCGTCGGCATCAACGTGCTGTTTGGCTGGATGGGGATCACCTGGTACATGCGCACCCTCACCTACAAGGAGCGGGCGCGGGACTATGTGATGGCGGCGCGGGCCCAGGGGGCCAGCACGGGGCGCATCATCTTCAACCACATACTGCCCAATACCCTGATGATGATCGTCACCCTGGCCCCCTTCGCCGTGGTGGGCAATATCTCCACCCTGACGGCGCTGGATTACCTGGGTTTCGGCCTGGCGCCGCCCACCCCGAGTTGGGGGGAGCTGCTCTCTCAGGGCATCAACAACCTGGATGCCATCTGGATCGTGAGTTCGGTGGTGGCGGCGGTGAGCCTGGTGCTCATCATGGTCTCCTTCATCGGTGAGGCCATCCGGGAGGCGTTCGATCCGCGCAAGTTCACCCGCTACCAGTGA